The Winogradskyella schleiferi genome has a window encoding:
- a CDS encoding DUF368 domain-containing protein has product MQRRFIDYLVITFKGIAMGAADAVPGVSGGTIAFISGIYEELITTISNIKPSLITIWRQEGFKAFWTAINGSFLTALLTGIIISFVSFMRVAKYLLEHHPVLIWSFFFGLIVASIYYVAKQITRWRFATYLSIIAGAIVAYYITTLPSMAGNNNNFFLFFAGAIAICAMILPGVSGSFILVVLGAYKALSDAIHDFDFKRLAIFILGAIIGLLSFSRILKWLFKNYHNLTMALLTGFILGSLNKVWPWKRVLSWRTDSEGLQVPFKEESVWPTAFDGEPQIVFAILLMFAGFFAILLLEQLGSKHQN; this is encoded by the coding sequence ATGCAAAGACGATTTATAGATTACTTAGTCATCACTTTTAAAGGCATAGCCATGGGAGCAGCTGATGCTGTACCTGGTGTTTCTGGTGGTACCATTGCTTTTATCTCTGGGATATACGAAGAGTTAATTACAACCATTAGCAATATTAAACCATCTTTGATAACCATTTGGAGACAAGAAGGTTTTAAAGCCTTTTGGACTGCAATAAATGGTAGTTTTCTTACGGCTTTGCTCACAGGTATTATTATCAGCTTTGTAAGTTTCATGCGTGTTGCCAAATATCTATTGGAGCATCATCCTGTGCTCATTTGGTCGTTCTTTTTCGGACTTATTGTTGCCAGTATTTATTACGTCGCAAAGCAAATTACACGATGGCGATTTGCCACTTATTTATCTATAATTGCAGGAGCAATCGTTGCTTATTATATAACCACGTTACCATCAATGGCAGGAAATAACAATAATTTCTTTCTGTTTTTTGCAGGAGCTATTGCTATTTGTGCGATGATACTTCCAGGAGTTTCGGGTTCATTTATATTAGTGGTTCTCGGAGCTTACAAAGCACTTAGTGATGCCATCCATGACTTTGATTTTAAGCGCCTAGCTATTTTTATATTAGGAGCAATAATAGGTTTATTATCATTTAGTAGGATACTAAAATGGCTTTTTAAAAATTACCATAACTTAACCATGGCATTGTTAACGGGTTTTATATTAGGATCATTAAATAAAGTTTGGCCTTGGAAGCGCGTTTTGTCTTGGCGAACGGATTCCGAAGGACTTCAAGTACCTTTTAAGGAAGAAAGTGTTTGGCCTACTGCTTTTGATGGAGAACCACAAATTGTTTTTGCTATACTACTAATGTTTGCAGGTTTTTTCGCCATACTTTTATTAGAACAATTGGGATCTAAACACCAAAATTAA
- a CDS encoding DUF368 domain-containing protein yields the protein MQSTRTLIDRIFLVIKGLAMGAANKVPGVSGGVVAFVAGFYQEFIYSLQRVNKTAFKFLLNGRFRSFYRYINGKFLSLLFLGMVVSYFSVSKILDYLIVHYELYVWSTFFGMILGSIYYISKDFKEWNRTTLLALTLGAIVGISISFLDPATENDNLFFVFFCGIISVSGMTLPGFSGSFILILLGNYVLLLVDSVNALYDTIFDVFTGNFEFIHNEVRIRLLKVLVVFTLGSVTGLVTFSHILNYILKHYKNITLATIMGFIIGSLGVVWPWKKTIYKTNLDGSQILDSTGKQIITNYERFLPELSTQTYIAIAYIAIGILIVLGLEWYGQRTRQIKT from the coding sequence ATGCAAAGTACCAGAACCCTAATCGATCGTATATTTTTGGTCATTAAAGGTTTGGCAATGGGAGCTGCCAATAAAGTACCTGGTGTTTCTGGTGGAGTTGTTGCTTTTGTCGCTGGTTTTTACCAAGAATTTATATACTCATTACAACGCGTCAATAAAACAGCTTTTAAATTTTTATTAAACGGTAGATTTAGAAGCTTCTATCGTTACATTAACGGTAAATTTTTAAGCTTACTATTCTTAGGAATGGTGGTGAGTTATTTCAGTGTTTCAAAAATCCTGGATTACCTCATTGTACACTACGAGCTTTATGTATGGAGTACATTCTTCGGAATGATTTTAGGTTCGATATATTATATCAGCAAAGATTTTAAAGAATGGAACAGAACAACACTTTTGGCTTTAACCCTTGGTGCTATTGTTGGAATAAGTATTAGTTTCTTAGATCCTGCCACAGAAAATGACAACCTCTTTTTTGTTTTCTTTTGTGGTATCATTAGTGTTTCTGGTATGACTTTACCTGGTTTTTCAGGTTCGTTTATTCTAATTCTATTAGGTAATTATGTGTTACTTTTGGTCGATTCCGTAAATGCACTTTACGATACCATCTTCGACGTGTTTACTGGTAATTTTGAATTTATCCATAACGAAGTCCGTATTAGACTCTTAAAAGTTTTAGTAGTTTTCACATTAGGTTCAGTTACAGGTTTAGTGACATTCTCCCATATATTGAATTATATCTTGAAACATTATAAAAATATCACATTAGCTACTATAATGGGTTTTATAATTGGTTCGCTAGGTGTGGTTTGGCCATGGAAAAAAACCATCTACAAAACAAACCTTGATGGTTCGCAAATTTTAGATTCTACAGGAAAACAAATTATCACTAATTATGAGCGGTTTTTGCCAGAACTCAGCACCCAAACTTACATTGCAATTGCTTATATTGCCATTGGGATCCTCATAGTTTTAGGATTAGAATGGTATGGACAACGCACAAGACAAATCAAAACTTAA
- a CDS encoding shikimate dehydrogenase family protein: MDNAQDKSKLKFGLVGRDISYSFSRGYFADKFDRENLPYSYVNFDLQSIGELKVIIKNTSNLKGLNVTIPYKEQVMPLLDKLNKEAEKIGAVNTIRFTKSGKLIGYNTDFYGFKNSLEPHLKSHHKKALILGTGGASKAIAYALKKLNIQFDFVSRSHKKGVTFLYSDLTENTISDYTIIINCTPIGTFPKVNDCPDIPYSALTENHIMYDLIYNPEQTKFLKHGFQRGATTINGLEMLRLQAEKSWEIWFNNKLNI; the protein is encoded by the coding sequence ATGGACAACGCACAAGACAAATCAAAACTTAAATTCGGGCTCGTAGGTCGAGATATCTCCTACTCTTTTTCAAGAGGTTATTTTGCGGATAAATTCGACAGGGAAAATTTACCCTATTCCTATGTGAATTTCGATTTGCAATCAATAGGCGAACTCAAAGTGATAATTAAAAACACATCGAACTTAAAAGGCTTAAATGTAACTATTCCTTATAAAGAACAGGTGATGCCATTGCTCGATAAATTGAATAAGGAAGCAGAAAAAATTGGTGCTGTAAACACCATTCGGTTTACAAAAAGTGGAAAACTCATTGGTTATAATACCGATTTTTATGGTTTTAAAAACTCACTCGAACCGCATTTAAAATCACACCATAAAAAAGCCTTGATTCTTGGTACAGGTGGTGCTTCTAAAGCGATTGCTTATGCGCTTAAAAAGCTAAACATTCAATTTGATTTTGTATCCCGTTCCCATAAAAAAGGGGTTACATTTTTGTATTCGGATTTAACAGAAAATACCATATCAGATTATACCATTATTATCAATTGCACACCTATTGGCACATTTCCAAAAGTTAATGATTGTCCTGATATTCCGTATTCAGCTTTAACCGAAAATCATATTATGTATGATCTTATTTACAATCCCGAACAAACAAAATTCCTAAAACATGGTTTTCAGAGAGGCGCAACCACAATCAATGGCTTAGAAATGCTTCGCTTACAAGCGGAAAAATCTTGGGAAATATGGTTTAATAACAAATTGAATATTTAG
- a CDS encoding DUF349 domain-containing protein: MSENDNLPKADGKKEVESTETTPTPKTTKDVETKIESEGTPDKDAEIKTDETEVKAKTETTSEQVTEETKDAKTDDETKVETDIETEMETESEAKVVENDTENEAEVVATTKKTSKDDHVDEIEASNAEDAEDESNAERHEVEEKDYHAMSMNELATELNRLLKHHKIQTISKNVNEIKSEFNAKFSELLDEKKEEFIEDGGNEIDFYYTNDTKKLFNSLYKNYKQSIGAYYKEREQNLKQNLEDRLQIIEDIKGLLNVEENMGTTYKHFKELQEKWRNAGPIPRDKYNNAWNTYHHHVERFYDFLHLNNDLRDMDFKHNYDQKLKIIERAEELAQDENTNRSFRELQVLHKLWKEELGPVGKEHREEIWERFSKATKAIHDKRQAYFADMDKAHEKNLERKEEIIAQIAAIAEDKASSHSAWQKKIKEIEALRDAFFKAGKVPIKVNEATWAKFKDAVRTFNRGKNKFYKDLKKDQYENLKKKKELIQIAEDNKDSEDFKTVTPLMKKIQSDWKKIGHVPRRDSDKIWKQFKKACNHYFDRMHAQRKAQDQHLYDAFDKKVKLLDDLKAMELSDDPKADVDILKSKISEWKDIGHVPQNKRYIDGKFYKAIDDAFDKLKMDKSKLEMIKFDSKLENLASPDDTRLLDNEYNFIKKRMSEIKSEINQLENNLQFFSNVKSDNPLVKDVHKNIANHKKELETWKKKLSKVRGMYS, translated from the coding sequence ATGTCTGAGAATGATAACCTGCCAAAAGCAGATGGAAAAAAAGAAGTAGAATCGACAGAAACTACGCCAACACCAAAAACGACCAAAGACGTTGAAACGAAAATCGAATCTGAGGGCACACCTGATAAAGATGCCGAAATAAAAACGGATGAAACTGAGGTTAAAGCGAAAACTGAAACAACTTCAGAACAAGTTACGGAAGAAACAAAAGACGCTAAAACGGATGACGAAACAAAGGTGGAAACTGATATAGAAACTGAGATGGAAACTGAAAGTGAAGCCAAAGTTGTTGAAAATGACACTGAGAATGAAGCTGAAGTCGTAGCCACCACAAAAAAAACGTCCAAAGACGATCACGTTGATGAGATTGAAGCGTCTAACGCCGAGGATGCGGAAGATGAATCCAATGCTGAACGCCATGAGGTAGAGGAAAAAGACTACCATGCCATGAGTATGAATGAATTGGCTACGGAATTAAACCGGTTATTGAAACATCACAAAATCCAAACGATTTCTAAAAACGTCAATGAAATAAAATCGGAATTCAACGCCAAATTCAGTGAACTTTTAGACGAAAAAAAGGAAGAGTTTATTGAAGATGGTGGCAATGAAATTGACTTCTATTACACCAACGACACCAAAAAACTGTTCAATTCACTTTATAAAAATTACAAACAATCCATTGGCGCTTATTATAAGGAACGCGAGCAAAACCTAAAGCAAAATCTTGAAGATAGATTACAAATCATAGAAGATATTAAAGGGTTACTCAATGTTGAAGAAAACATGGGCACCACTTATAAGCACTTCAAAGAGCTTCAGGAAAAATGGCGTAATGCTGGCCCAATTCCAAGAGACAAATACAATAATGCTTGGAATACCTACCACCATCATGTAGAGCGTTTTTACGACTTTTTGCATCTCAATAATGATTTGCGGGATATGGATTTTAAGCACAACTATGATCAAAAATTAAAAATCATAGAACGTGCAGAAGAATTGGCACAAGATGAAAATACCAATCGCTCCTTTAGAGAGTTGCAAGTATTACACAAATTATGGAAAGAAGAACTCGGTCCTGTTGGCAAAGAACATCGAGAAGAAATTTGGGAACGTTTTAGCAAAGCCACAAAAGCAATTCACGACAAGCGTCAAGCTTATTTTGCGGATATGGACAAAGCTCATGAAAAAAATCTTGAGCGCAAAGAAGAAATAATAGCCCAAATCGCAGCGATAGCAGAAGATAAAGCTAGTTCACACAGTGCTTGGCAGAAAAAGATAAAAGAGATTGAAGCCTTAAGGGATGCTTTTTTCAAGGCTGGCAAAGTGCCTATAAAAGTTAATGAAGCTACTTGGGCAAAGTTTAAAGATGCGGTAAGGACCTTTAATCGTGGGAAAAATAAATTCTATAAAGATTTAAAGAAAGATCAATACGAGAATCTAAAAAAGAAAAAAGAACTTATTCAAATTGCGGAAGACAATAAGGATAGTGAAGATTTTAAAACAGTCACACCCTTGATGAAGAAAATTCAGAGCGATTGGAAAAAAATAGGTCATGTACCAAGACGCGATAGTGATAAAATCTGGAAACAGTTTAAAAAAGCCTGCAACCATTATTTTGACAGAATGCATGCGCAGCGCAAAGCACAAGACCAACATCTTTATGATGCTTTTGATAAAAAAGTAAAACTTCTTGACGATTTAAAAGCGATGGAACTTAGCGACGATCCAAAAGCAGATGTTGACATCTTAAAATCCAAGATTTCCGAGTGGAAAGACATAGGTCATGTACCACAGAACAAACGTTATATCGATGGCAAATTCTACAAAGCCATAGATGATGCCTTTGATAAACTGAAAATGGACAAGTCCAAATTAGAGATGATTAAATTTGATAGTAAACTTGAAAATTTGGCCAGTCCTGATGATACAAGATTATTGGATAACGAGTACAACTTTATCAAAAAACGAATGAGCGAGATTAAATCTGAAATCAATCAATTGGAAAACAATCTACAGTTTTTCTCTAATGTAAAATCGGATAATCCTTTAGTTAAGGATGTACATAAAAATATCGCTAATCATAAAAAAGAATTAGAGACTTGGAAGAAAAAGTTATCTAAGGTTCGTGGGATGTATAGTTAA
- a CDS encoding cation transporter, with protein sequence MEKTIFEITKMDCPSEENLIRMKLDGISSIKNLDFDIPNRKLIVFHSGETDQIEKSILELNLGGMKISSEQTDHTEFKEIANQKKLLWSVLAINFAFFVIEMTTGIISKSMGLVADSLDMLADSFVYGISLFAVGGTLIKKKRIAKLAGYFQIALAIIGFVEVLRRFFESERLPDFSTMIIVSIFALIANGVCLYILQKSKSKEEAHMKASMIFTSNDVIINLGVIIAGVLVNWLSSNKPDLIIGTIVFVLVIQGAFRILKLSK encoded by the coding sequence GTGGAAAAAACAATATTTGAAATTACTAAAATGGACTGTCCTTCGGAAGAGAATCTAATCCGAATGAAATTGGACGGAATTTCAAGTATTAAGAATTTGGACTTTGATATTCCCAACCGAAAATTGATCGTCTTTCACAGCGGCGAAACCGACCAAATCGAAAAATCCATTCTAGAACTTAATTTAGGCGGTATGAAAATCTCGAGCGAACAGACCGACCATACGGAATTTAAAGAAATTGCGAACCAAAAAAAGCTACTTTGGTCTGTACTCGCCATAAATTTTGCTTTTTTCGTTATCGAAATGACAACGGGAATAATCTCAAAATCCATGGGACTTGTTGCTGATAGTTTAGATATGCTTGCAGATAGTTTTGTTTATGGAATTAGCTTGTTCGCGGTAGGTGGCACTTTGATTAAAAAAAAACGGATTGCTAAACTAGCCGGATATTTCCAAATAGCACTTGCTATTATTGGTTTTGTAGAAGTTTTAAGACGTTTTTTCGAAAGTGAAAGACTTCCCGATTTTTCAACAATGATTATTGTGTCCATTTTTGCTCTTATTGCAAACGGAGTTTGTCTTTATATTTTACAAAAGTCGAAGAGTAAGGAAGAGGCTCATATGAAAGCAAGCATGATTTTCACTTCCAATGATGTAATCATTAACTTAGGTGTCATAATCGCTGGAGTTTTGGTCAATTGGTTGAGTTCAAATAAACCTGATCTGATAATCGGAACAATTGTTTTTGTGTTGGTAATTCAAGGCGCATTTCGGATATTGAAATTAAGCAAGTGA